One window of Microcoleus vaginatus PCC 9802 genomic DNA carries:
- a CDS encoding ABC transporter permease, whose translation MAVSTRTPPPIPPNSPLKAETVSPWSAWTGPLTLLGPSGLLLLLLLVIPTLVIFQLSLVPNIKPGDLVNPSGIGNYLRVFEPLNLQVMGRSLFFATGTTILCLLLGFPVAYWIALNVSKKWRNLTLLGFVLPLWTSSLLRSYAWITILRPTGVLNSLLALVGIPPLELLNQSSAVLIGMAYSYLPYIVTILYASLEKLDRRLLEASQDLGANPVETFWKVTVPQTMPGIAAGSLLVFISSLGDFVDPELLGGASSMTAARLIYNQFLGATQNWGLGSALSMVLIFAVSIGIALLLKYGDRNAI comes from the coding sequence ATGGCTGTTTCAACTAGAACTCCCCCTCCTATTCCTCCCAATTCTCCCTTGAAGGCTGAAACTGTTTCCCCGTGGTCGGCGTGGACAGGCCCGCTGACATTGCTCGGCCCTTCTGGCTTGTTGCTGCTTTTATTATTAGTCATACCAACTCTGGTGATTTTTCAGCTTAGTTTGGTGCCGAATATTAAACCGGGAGATTTGGTTAATCCTTCGGGAATCGGCAACTACCTGCGAGTGTTTGAGCCGCTGAATTTGCAGGTAATGGGTCGATCGCTCTTTTTCGCAACGGGGACTACTATTCTGTGTTTGCTACTGGGATTTCCCGTCGCTTACTGGATCGCCCTCAATGTCTCGAAAAAGTGGCGAAATTTAACTTTGTTAGGCTTTGTGTTGCCGCTGTGGACTTCTTCGCTGTTGCGATCGTATGCTTGGATTACAATTCTGCGTCCTACGGGGGTTCTCAACTCGCTGCTGGCACTTGTAGGCATTCCTCCTCTGGAATTGCTTAATCAAAGTTCCGCAGTTTTAATCGGCATGGCTTACAGTTATTTGCCTTATATCGTGACAATTCTTTACGCTTCTTTGGAAAAGTTAGACCGCAGGTTACTAGAAGCATCTCAGGATTTGGGTGCGAATCCAGTGGAAACTTTCTGGAAAGTGACAGTACCTCAGACTATGCCAGGAATTGCTGCGGGTTCTTTGCTAGTATTTATTAGCAGTTTGGGCGATTTTGTCGATCCGGAGTTGCTCGGTGGAGCTTCGAGCATGACGGCGGCTCGTTTGATTTACAATCAGTTTTTGGGGGCGACTCAAAATTGGGGGCTGGGTTCGGCTTTGAGTATGGTATTAATCTTTGCAGTGAGTATCGGAATTGCCCTTTTGCTCAAATATGGCGATCGTAATGCAATTTAG